The following coding sequences are from one Bos indicus x Bos taurus breed Angus x Brahman F1 hybrid chromosome 5, Bos_hybrid_MaternalHap_v2.0, whole genome shotgun sequence window:
- the GPR84 gene encoding G-protein coupled receptor 84 yields the protein MWNASDVNFSCYHESVLGYRYVAVSWGIVVAVTGTVGNVLTLLALAIQPKLRTRFNLLIANLTVADLLYCTLLQPFSVDTYLHLHWRTGATFCQIFGFLLFVSNSVSILTLCLIALGRYLLIAHPKLFPQVFSAKGIVLALVSTWVVAVASFAPLWPIYILVPVVCTCSFDRIRGQPYTTILMGIYFVVGLSSVGVFYCLIHQQVKRAAQAMNQYKLRQASIRSNHVAGAHEAVPGRFQELDSGLASGGPSEGISSEPVSAATTQTLEGDSSEVRDQSNSKAAKQMAEKNPPGVAAKARTTKGAQRAQDSPSEFGKVTRMCFAVFLCFTLSYIPFLLLNILDAKVQAPRVVHMLAANLTWLNGCINPVLYAAMNRQFRQAYGSLLRRGPQSFHRFH from the coding sequence ATGTGGAACGCTTCTGACGTCAACTTCTCCTGCTACCATGAGTCTGTGCTGGGCTATCGTTACGTGGCAGTTAGCTGGGGAATTGTGGTGGCCGTGACGGGCACGGTGGGCAACGTGCTCACCCTGCTGGCCTTGGCCATCCAGCCCAAGCTCCGAACCCGCTTCAACCTGCTCATCGCCAACCTCACAGTGGCTGATCTGCTCTATTGCACCCTTCTCCAGCCCTTCTCGGTGGACACCTACCTCCACCTGCACTGGCGCACCGGTGCCACCTTCTGCCAGATCTTTGGGTTCCTCCTTTTTGTATCCAACTCTGTCTCCATCCTCACCCTCTGCCTCATCGCCCTGGGGCGCTATCTCCTCATTGCCCACCCTAAGCTCTTTCCCCAAGTTTTCAGTGCCAAGGGCATAGTGCTGGCACTGGTGAGCACCTGGGTGGTGGCTGTGGCCAGCTTCGCTCCCCTCTGGCCAATCTATATCTTGGTGCCCGTAGTCTGCACTTGCAGCTTTGATCGCATCCGAGGCCAGCCCTACACCACCATCCTCATGGGCATCTATTTTGTGGTTGGGCTCAGCAGTGTCGGTGTCTTCTATTGCCTCATCCACCAGCAGGTGAAGCGAGCAGCACAGGCAATGAATCAGTACAAGCTGCGCCAGGCAAGCATCCGTTCCAACCATGTGGCTGGGGCACACGAGGCCGTGCCTGGTCGTTTCCAGGAGCTAGACAGTGGGCTGGCATCAGGAGGACCCAGCGAGGGGATTTCATCTGAGCCAGTCAGTGCTGCCACCACCCAGACCCTGGAAGGAGACTCATCAGAAGTCAGGGACCAGAGCAACAGTAAGGCAGCTAAGCAGATGGCAGAGAAAAACCCTCCAGGAGTGGCTGCCAAGGCCAGGACAACTAAAGGAGCCCAGAGAGCTCAGGACTCTCCATCAGAGTTTGGGAAGGTAACCCGGATGTGTTTTGCTGTGTTCCTCTGCTTCACCCTGAGCTACATCCCTTTCTTGCTACTCAACATCCTGGATGCCAAGGTCCAGGCTCCCCGAGTTGTCCACATGCTCGCTGCCAACCTCACCTGGCTTAATGGCTGCATCAACCCTGTGCTGTACGCAGCCATGAACCGCCAGTTCCGCCAAGCCTACGGCTCCCTCCTGAGACGAGGGCCCCAGAGTTTCCATAGGTTCCATTAA
- the ZNF385A gene encoding zinc finger protein 385A isoform X3 — MQPPLDLKQILPFPLEPAPTLGLFSNYSAMDPVQKAVLSHTFGGPLLKTKRPIISCNVCQIRFNSQSQAEAHYKGNRHARRVKGIEAAKTRGREPSVREPGDPAPPGSTPPNGDGVAPRPVSMENGVGPAPGSPKKQPGSPSPPSVPETGQGATKGEGGTPAPASLPGGSKEEEEKAKRLLYCALCKVAVNSLSQLEAHNKGTKHKTILEARSGLGPIKAYPRLGPPTPGEPEAPAQDRTFHCEICNVKVNSEVQLKQHISSRRHRDGVAGKPNPLLSRHKKPRGAGELAGTLTFSKELPKSLAGGLLPSPLAVAAVMAAAAGSPLSLRPAPAAPLLQGPPITHPLLHPAPGPIRTAHGPILFSPY, encoded by the exons ATGCAGCCCCCACTGGACCTCAAGCAGATCCTGCCCTTCCCACTGGAGCCAGCACCCACCCTGGGCCTCTTCAGCAATTACAGCGCT ATGGACCCTGTGCAGAAGGCTGTACTCTCCCACACTTTTGGGGGACCCTTGCTCAAGACCAAGCGGCCCATCATCTCCTGCAATGTCTGTCAGATCCGCTTCAACTCTCAG AGCCAGGCTGAGGCACACTACAAGGGTAATCGCCATGCCCGAAGAGTCAAAGGCATCGAGGCTGCCAAGACCCGAGGCAGGGAGCCCAGCGTCCGGGAACCAGGAGACCCAGCTCCCCCAGGCAGCACCCCCCCAAATGGAGATGGTGTAGCCCCCCGTCCAG TTTCCATGGAGAATGGAGTGGGTCCAGCTCCAGGATCCCCAAAGAAACAGCCTggctccccatcccctcccagcGTTCCGGAGACTGGTCAGGGTGCAACCAAGGGTGAAGGGGGGACTCCAGCCCCAGCTTCCCTGCCTGGGGGTagcaaggaagaggaggaaaaggccaAGCGACTGCTCTACTGTGCTCTGTGCAAGGTGGCAGTGAACTCCCTGTCCCAGCTCGAGGCACATAACAAAG GTACTAAGCACAAGACAATTCTGGAGGCCCGAAGTGGACTGGGCCCCATCAAAGCTTATCCTCGGCTGGGGCCTCCCACTCCTGGGGAACCAGAGGCCCCTGCCCAGGACCGAACCTTCCACTGTGAGATCTGCAATGTCAAGGTCAACTCGGAGGTCCAACTGAAACAG CACATTTCCAGCCGGCGGCACCGAGACGGCGTGGCCGGGAAGCCCAACCCACTACTGAGCCGTCACAAGAAGCCTAGGGGCGCTGGAGAACTAGCG GGCACGCTGACTTTCTCCAAGGAACTGCCCAAGTCCCTGGCCGGCGGCCTGCTCCCCAGCCCCCTGGCGGTGGCTGCAGTGATGGCAGCGGCAGCAGGCTCCCCGCTGTCTCTGCGCCCGGCTCCAGCCGCACCTCTTCTCCAGGGACCGCCGATCACCCATCCCCTGCTCCACCCTGCTCCCGGGCCCATCCGAACTGCGCACGGACCCATTCTCTTCTCCCCCTACTGA
- the ZNF385A gene encoding zinc finger protein 385A isoform X1 codes for MNHSPDCSPWGSLSRAGPLPLLRQPPIMQPPLDLKQILPFPLEPAPTLGLFSNYSAMDPVQKAVLSHTFGGPLLKTKRPIISCNVCQIRFNSQSQAEAHYKGNRHARRVKGIEAAKTRGREPSVREPGDPAPPGSTPPNGDGVAPRPVSMENGVGPAPGSPKKQPGSPSPPSVPETGQGATKGEGGTPAPASLPGGSKEEEEKAKRLLYCALCKVAVNSLSQLEAHNKGTKHKTILEARSGLGPIKAYPRLGPPTPGEPEAPAQDRTFHCEICNVKVNSEVQLKQHISSRRHRDGVAGKPNPLLSRHKKPRGAGELAGTLTFSKELPKSLAGGLLPSPLAVAAVMAAAAGSPLSLRPAPAAPLLQGPPITHPLLHPAPGPIRTAHGPILFSPY; via the exons ATGAATCACTCACCTGACTGCTCTCCCTGGG GCAGCTTGAGCCGGGCAGGGCCCCTCCCTCTGCTACGGCAGCCCCCGATCATGCAGCCCCCACTGGACCTCAAGCAGATCCTGCCCTTCCCACTGGAGCCAGCACCCACCCTGGGCCTCTTCAGCAATTACAGCGCT ATGGACCCTGTGCAGAAGGCTGTACTCTCCCACACTTTTGGGGGACCCTTGCTCAAGACCAAGCGGCCCATCATCTCCTGCAATGTCTGTCAGATCCGCTTCAACTCTCAG AGCCAGGCTGAGGCACACTACAAGGGTAATCGCCATGCCCGAAGAGTCAAAGGCATCGAGGCTGCCAAGACCCGAGGCAGGGAGCCCAGCGTCCGGGAACCAGGAGACCCAGCTCCCCCAGGCAGCACCCCCCCAAATGGAGATGGTGTAGCCCCCCGTCCAG TTTCCATGGAGAATGGAGTGGGTCCAGCTCCAGGATCCCCAAAGAAACAGCCTggctccccatcccctcccagcGTTCCGGAGACTGGTCAGGGTGCAACCAAGGGTGAAGGGGGGACTCCAGCCCCAGCTTCCCTGCCTGGGGGTagcaaggaagaggaggaaaaggccaAGCGACTGCTCTACTGTGCTCTGTGCAAGGTGGCAGTGAACTCCCTGTCCCAGCTCGAGGCACATAACAAAG GTACTAAGCACAAGACAATTCTGGAGGCCCGAAGTGGACTGGGCCCCATCAAAGCTTATCCTCGGCTGGGGCCTCCCACTCCTGGGGAACCAGAGGCCCCTGCCCAGGACCGAACCTTCCACTGTGAGATCTGCAATGTCAAGGTCAACTCGGAGGTCCAACTGAAACAG CACATTTCCAGCCGGCGGCACCGAGACGGCGTGGCCGGGAAGCCCAACCCACTACTGAGCCGTCACAAGAAGCCTAGGGGCGCTGGAGAACTAGCG GGCACGCTGACTTTCTCCAAGGAACTGCCCAAGTCCCTGGCCGGCGGCCTGCTCCCCAGCCCCCTGGCGGTGGCTGCAGTGATGGCAGCGGCAGCAGGCTCCCCGCTGTCTCTGCGCCCGGCTCCAGCCGCACCTCTTCTCCAGGGACCGCCGATCACCCATCCCCTGCTCCACCCTGCTCCCGGGCCCATCCGAACTGCGCACGGACCCATTCTCTTCTCCCCCTACTGA
- the ZNF385A gene encoding zinc finger protein 385A isoform X4, producing the protein MEPRPPGSRRMDPVQKAVLSHTFGGPLLKTKRPIISCNVCQIRFNSQSQAEAHYKGNRHARRVKGIEAAKTRGREPSVREPGDPAPPGSTPPNGDGVAPRPVSMENGVGPAPGSPKKQPGSPSPPSVPETGQGATKGEGGTPAPASLPGGSKEEEEKAKRLLYCALCKVAVNSLSQLEAHNKGTKHKTILEARSGLGPIKAYPRLGPPTPGEPEAPAQDRTFHCEICNVKVNSEVQLKQHISSRRHRDGVAGKPNPLLSRHKKPRGAGELAGTLTFSKELPKSLAGGLLPSPLAVAAVMAAAAGSPLSLRPAPAAPLLQGPPITHPLLHPAPGPIRTAHGPILFSPY; encoded by the exons ATGGAGCCGCGTCCCCCGGGGTCCCGCAGG ATGGACCCTGTGCAGAAGGCTGTACTCTCCCACACTTTTGGGGGACCCTTGCTCAAGACCAAGCGGCCCATCATCTCCTGCAATGTCTGTCAGATCCGCTTCAACTCTCAG AGCCAGGCTGAGGCACACTACAAGGGTAATCGCCATGCCCGAAGAGTCAAAGGCATCGAGGCTGCCAAGACCCGAGGCAGGGAGCCCAGCGTCCGGGAACCAGGAGACCCAGCTCCCCCAGGCAGCACCCCCCCAAATGGAGATGGTGTAGCCCCCCGTCCAG TTTCCATGGAGAATGGAGTGGGTCCAGCTCCAGGATCCCCAAAGAAACAGCCTggctccccatcccctcccagcGTTCCGGAGACTGGTCAGGGTGCAACCAAGGGTGAAGGGGGGACTCCAGCCCCAGCTTCCCTGCCTGGGGGTagcaaggaagaggaggaaaaggccaAGCGACTGCTCTACTGTGCTCTGTGCAAGGTGGCAGTGAACTCCCTGTCCCAGCTCGAGGCACATAACAAAG GTACTAAGCACAAGACAATTCTGGAGGCCCGAAGTGGACTGGGCCCCATCAAAGCTTATCCTCGGCTGGGGCCTCCCACTCCTGGGGAACCAGAGGCCCCTGCCCAGGACCGAACCTTCCACTGTGAGATCTGCAATGTCAAGGTCAACTCGGAGGTCCAACTGAAACAG CACATTTCCAGCCGGCGGCACCGAGACGGCGTGGCCGGGAAGCCCAACCCACTACTGAGCCGTCACAAGAAGCCTAGGGGCGCTGGAGAACTAGCG GGCACGCTGACTTTCTCCAAGGAACTGCCCAAGTCCCTGGCCGGCGGCCTGCTCCCCAGCCCCCTGGCGGTGGCTGCAGTGATGGCAGCGGCAGCAGGCTCCCCGCTGTCTCTGCGCCCGGCTCCAGCCGCACCTCTTCTCCAGGGACCGCCGATCACCCATCCCCTGCTCCACCCTGCTCCCGGGCCCATCCGAACTGCGCACGGACCCATTCTCTTCTCCCCCTACTGA
- the ZNF385A gene encoding zinc finger protein 385A isoform X2 — translation MILGSLSRAGPLPLLRQPPIMQPPLDLKQILPFPLEPAPTLGLFSNYSAMDPVQKAVLSHTFGGPLLKTKRPIISCNVCQIRFNSQSQAEAHYKGNRHARRVKGIEAAKTRGREPSVREPGDPAPPGSTPPNGDGVAPRPVSMENGVGPAPGSPKKQPGSPSPPSVPETGQGATKGEGGTPAPASLPGGSKEEEEKAKRLLYCALCKVAVNSLSQLEAHNKGTKHKTILEARSGLGPIKAYPRLGPPTPGEPEAPAQDRTFHCEICNVKVNSEVQLKQHISSRRHRDGVAGKPNPLLSRHKKPRGAGELAGTLTFSKELPKSLAGGLLPSPLAVAAVMAAAAGSPLSLRPAPAAPLLQGPPITHPLLHPAPGPIRTAHGPILFSPY, via the exons ATGATCCTCG GCAGCTTGAGCCGGGCAGGGCCCCTCCCTCTGCTACGGCAGCCCCCGATCATGCAGCCCCCACTGGACCTCAAGCAGATCCTGCCCTTCCCACTGGAGCCAGCACCCACCCTGGGCCTCTTCAGCAATTACAGCGCT ATGGACCCTGTGCAGAAGGCTGTACTCTCCCACACTTTTGGGGGACCCTTGCTCAAGACCAAGCGGCCCATCATCTCCTGCAATGTCTGTCAGATCCGCTTCAACTCTCAG AGCCAGGCTGAGGCACACTACAAGGGTAATCGCCATGCCCGAAGAGTCAAAGGCATCGAGGCTGCCAAGACCCGAGGCAGGGAGCCCAGCGTCCGGGAACCAGGAGACCCAGCTCCCCCAGGCAGCACCCCCCCAAATGGAGATGGTGTAGCCCCCCGTCCAG TTTCCATGGAGAATGGAGTGGGTCCAGCTCCAGGATCCCCAAAGAAACAGCCTggctccccatcccctcccagcGTTCCGGAGACTGGTCAGGGTGCAACCAAGGGTGAAGGGGGGACTCCAGCCCCAGCTTCCCTGCCTGGGGGTagcaaggaagaggaggaaaaggccaAGCGACTGCTCTACTGTGCTCTGTGCAAGGTGGCAGTGAACTCCCTGTCCCAGCTCGAGGCACATAACAAAG GTACTAAGCACAAGACAATTCTGGAGGCCCGAAGTGGACTGGGCCCCATCAAAGCTTATCCTCGGCTGGGGCCTCCCACTCCTGGGGAACCAGAGGCCCCTGCCCAGGACCGAACCTTCCACTGTGAGATCTGCAATGTCAAGGTCAACTCGGAGGTCCAACTGAAACAG CACATTTCCAGCCGGCGGCACCGAGACGGCGTGGCCGGGAAGCCCAACCCACTACTGAGCCGTCACAAGAAGCCTAGGGGCGCTGGAGAACTAGCG GGCACGCTGACTTTCTCCAAGGAACTGCCCAAGTCCCTGGCCGGCGGCCTGCTCCCCAGCCCCCTGGCGGTGGCTGCAGTGATGGCAGCGGCAGCAGGCTCCCCGCTGTCTCTGCGCCCGGCTCCAGCCGCACCTCTTCTCCAGGGACCGCCGATCACCCATCCCCTGCTCCACCCTGCTCCCGGGCCCATCCGAACTGCGCACGGACCCATTCTCTTCTCCCCCTACTGA